The proteins below come from a single Ancylothrix sp. D3o genomic window:
- a CDS encoding DUF5615 family PIN-like protein translates to MSKIRLYLDEDTPRKALIKALRNAGFDLITTSEANNLSQSDDEQLIWATQQSRVIYTYNAKDFCRLHSIYMAEERTHTGIIVSERQSYSVGVQLRAIERLISTLSAAEIINQLVFLGTYIQEN, encoded by the coding sequence GTGAGTAAGATTCGTTTATACTTGGATGAAGATACGCCAAGAAAGGCGCTAATCAAAGCTTTGCGAAATGCCGGTTTTGATTTAATAACAACCTCGGAAGCTAATAATCTTAGTCAGTCGGATGATGAGCAGCTTATTTGGGCAACTCAACAAAGTCGCGTTATATACACCTATAACGCGAAAGATTTCTGCCGGCTTCATTCAATCTATATGGCGGAAGAAAGAACCCACACCGGCATTATTGTTTCGGAACGTCAAAGTTACTCGGTAGGCGTACAGTTGCGGGCAATTGAAAGATTAATTTCTACTCTATCTGCGGCAGAAATCATTAATCAATTAGTCTTTCTTGGTACTTACATTCAGGAAAATTAA